The DNA region AGCAAACAAACAGAAGTTGCACAAGTGGCTATGTCCATGATGGACAAATCAGAAGTGGTACCGTagcaaataaaaatccatccatcttaggcgcttatcctcacaaaggtagtgggagtgctggagcctatcacacaTTAAAGATACTAATTgtctggatgttttttgttttatttttaaataaagaatcACAGGTGAAAATAGCTTAGAACAGGTCTGTTaaaacagccaatcagaaggaAGCTCATTTGTGATGGTGGTAAATTTGCATGCAGATTAATAATACCTGTGATTCAATCAGATAAtttttccaattattgcatgaCTCAAGGCTTTAAGACCTTTGAAAATGAGTCTGGAAAGATGACGTAACACAAGTCATTTACAATTGTCACGTGTTAAAGGATTTTCATACGCTCTGTGGCTCATCCTATGCGTAGACTTTGATGGTATGATGACCTAATCAACCATTCttttaatcatccattttcaacgTCGCTTATCCTGATTGGGGTCACGGGGTCCCGGTGCCTACTTTGGGGTAGTGTCATGTTGTGATTGCACAACAGTATATTTATATGCACAATAGAGGTAAGAAAGCAGTGTTTAGTAGCTCAAGAGAAATTGTACGTTTTAGATTTCCTGAAAGATTCGGCCCGACAGCAGCGATGCACATGTGCTTCCAAATAGTTCCTGAGATCAGAGGGAATATTTCGGAtatatttatatgaccggcaGCCACTACATCGGAAAATTCAGCATAACGTTGATACATTAAcgtaccgcaatttccggcctacaagcccctgccttttttttttttttattatacacgctttcaaccctgcagtttatgcgggggatgtggctaatttgtgcattttttctaacggccgcaagggggcactcgagcggaaaaggtaagaatgagaccggtggaatatatgtgccgaggaagtgacttttaccggccgtgttagcggtgtgctagcgtgttgccgctgtgttactggcatgcttcagtgatatttaccggtaagttttattttaactagcCCTGTAAGCGattgttagcactagcgttagcgtagcactagggctagcgttaaactctttctgtgtaccgtctttgtaaatatctcttgtttcaatgcgggtttcaatgagggcacttgcggtttttacacatctatggcgtatgtatgtaccaaacggtatttcttttacaaatgtattcggtgagacttgtaaccaggtgcgctctgtaggctgggaattacggtacacaatGAACTTCTGCAAACAGCTATGAGAGTTACTGTATCTACACCAGAATTGGTCAAATAAATGCAACAGTCACTACACAGAGCTCACCGATCAAATCTGCATGAAGtctaatatatacagtatataacacacacaagcacaatacagatacacacacacatatatatataaacctggCGTTTGTACAGgggtgtgtatattttttttcctatccaACTCATGCAATACCACAGACAACTGGACGATGCCTGCTGGTGTACGTTGTAGCCGTCTCCTCGCATGGCCTCGTGTTATTCTTGCGGGGGTCTCTGGATTGTTACAAGACCGACCAAAGGCTGTCTGTTGTTTCTAATATGATTAGGTGTGCCTCTTCCACACtattatgaaaataataaagtGACGCTGACTATGATGAGGGCTCCCACACTGATTGAATTCCTCTCTGCGGGTCACTGGGTGTTTCTGTGTTGGGAACTCCCCTGTCATGGAGTGTAATCCCCCAGCAAGAACAAATATTACAACACCAAAAAAACTGACGGGGGAGACTTTCTTTAAGAGGGAGACACAAgcaacacgcgcacacacacagcaactTGGATACCAGGTGGCTGTGAATAACAATTGGAGATGCATCAGCATATTCAAATGAGGCAAAATAAAAGTTGTTTAAAAGACAATGGCCGCTGATATGCAAAGTGCAGCACAAGAAACAAACCCGGGCAAGGAGAGTGTTTGACAAATTCGGATGGAATCTCAGCAACATCCACAGAGACATTTTTGCAAATACCATAAAGTCATAAAGGCGCGCaggcgcacacagacacacacagttgCGTTGTCTTTTGTGCTTTTGTCAAGGGAGATACTTGTTCAAAGTCTCGGGGAAGTGTTTGGCAGGCCTGGCGCTCCATTAGCGTCCTGCTGCTTCCCTTAATCCTCATTCAGATGTAATGGGCAACATTTCATCCTAATGTGCTAATTGATTAGCGGAACGCTCAATGGAGAGTGGTTGCTCGCCAGAGGAGTCGCCGCCTCCGTGGAGACAACGCCGGCCGGCTGAGGAAGCAGACGCACTAATCAGGCGTCAAAATACAAGAGCTGCACCTTTTCTTCAATGTTTTTGCCCAGAATGCGCTGTATATTTTCTCATAAGCGCAGACATTTTCACTCCAattattggattaaaaaaatacttcgtTCTCAAATCACCACCATTAAAAATACAGTAGAGTGGTAGGCTTAAGTGTTCATCACAAAGGAAGCAAAAAGGAGGTTTTCTtctgaaaaagtacatttaatattATAATAGTGAACTACTAGGCGCAGTTTGAATATTGACACCATAGGTTACATAGAAAACGCacctaaataaataattgaaaactgTTCCAAAAGATTAAAagcaaaagttaaatacagctAAACTGTACAAGCAACTATAAAATTAAGCATTGTTTTACAATTTCATATATCACTAAAAGGAGGCCACTTTGACAATGACTGCTTAATTTGATACATTGGTTGGTTACCTTTTGCACTTGCATGATTGCCACAAATGTTGAAGCATCACTTAAAACATTGCCTGTTGATTATATGAAGGTCGCAATTTGActttggaacagattatttctaTTGCTATCACTCATTATGCGGAAACAACAAAATTGAGGGAGAGCAGCTTCCCTGAATGGATTGCGCTTGAGCGTATTTCGTACAAAGAGACTTTTGCTGCATTCCTGATGCCCTTGAACTGACGGACACACAAGGCAAGGAGGCGGCTCAGTGCATCTCTTCATTCAACCACTGTTTGCTACCAGATGATATTTGCCCACCCCCacagatgtttgtgtgtgcgagtgtgcacatgtgtgaggtACGATAAACTGAGACGAGTGTATATCCGTTCATAATGGCCGGAGAGACGACTTGCATCAGCAGCAGACTAGACAATCGATACAACGTCCACCAGGAATTCTTAAGTACACACGTCGGACGTCTGTGGACCGGATATCACGAGCCAGTGAATTGGTTGCCTGAAGGTTTATAGTTTTCATCTCGTAAAGGGAGCCTGGGAGGTCTCACGCTGTGCTCCGCAGGTAACATTATGTTTACAACCAAACACAGCAGTACTAGTGACGCGGTTCGTTGAACTAGATTTCTCCATAGTGTCACTATTTCAACATCAAATAGCTTTTcagtaattaataaaaaaagccgcggcagctacactgtagcaacacggtagcacatcACTagcagggtcggttaaaaaaaagaaaagaaaaaaaaaacataccattaaaaatcactaagacgcagcagtaacacaggagaagcacgctagcacagcactaatgctagcccAGCGTTAActgggccggtttaaaaaaaaaaaaaaaaaaacataccggtaaaagtcacttcctcggcacatatactgcaccagtctcactcttaccttttccgccagAGTGCctccttgcagccgttagaaaaaaaatgcacaaattagccgcatcaccgcaaggctgaaagcgtgtgaaaaaaagtcgtggcttataggccggaaattacggtagtttcgTGGTCACAGTGATGACAAAGTAGTGTTCCCGCAAGAGTTGTAAACATTGAAtgcagggtgacgtcacgtacctCATCACAAGTCTGCCGTCATCACCGCGGCAGACGGCGAAATGCGCGCCGCACATTTAAACACGCAGACAATATGGCAAAGGAAGGTACGGTACATCGATGGAATTTCATTGGGCTGGAACTCAGCAAACTAACGCTTCCTCTCTCGCCTTCATGGTCCACTTATACATTCAACATTCGTACTgtgcgatagatagatagatagatagatagatagatagatagagatagatagatagatagatagatagatagatagatagatagatagatagatagatagatagatagatagatagatagatagatagatatatagatagatagatagatagatagatagatagatgatagatagatagatagatagatagatagatagatagatagatatatagatagatagatagatagatagatagatattagTTGGCACTACAGTGTCTTGGTTTGACTTGGACGTGACTCATGATGTTGgtaaaaaaggaagaaaggtcTGTTTACAATTATTTGCCAATATATTAATAGAAAGTGTTAGTACTAGTTTTAGGTATCAGTGGGTACTCAAGAGTGAATACTAAGACtgtgattgttaaaaaaaagtaagtctGGTATCGGGACAGTCCTAGATTACTCTActaaaaaaaggttttagtCAAGGGTGTCCATCTGCACATTTTTAGTGAGGAGTAACTGAAGTATACCAAATCAGACACACAGATTGTAGTCGTGTCCGATACTACATATGCCCCTATAATACAGGGCCCGTATCGTCGATAGTGATACCGATACTTTTCAATCATTAATGTGGCTACATTATCAAATTGCAAAAGCTCAATTCATTTTTACGCCCTTTGAAACCCAGGACAGAACCAGGGCCGAGTTTATTGGTAAAAATagcatattttattattaataaaaaaaataataataatgtcaaacAATAGAACAGAAAgattttttccatatttattgTCAtgtgtggattttattttaattatataaaaatcCAGTAAatgtattcacttcaatgacaaatggaatTAATGTATTCCATCAAGGTCATATCATAATAGAGTCTATACTTTTTAAGTTAAAGTAAGGTATGGACAGCATATAGTTGTTTGTATCGTGCCGCTAAGTCATGAGCCAGCACAACATTTGAGCACAAGAAGTGGGGAGAAAGAGCAATTTAATTTGTGCTTACTCCATGCTAAGACAGAAACCGCACAGCTGAAGTATTGCTTACAAGAGCGAAACTAAAAGTACATTATCAACAGTTTCACACTAGTATCAACACGATACGGATCCTGAGTTGGTATCAATATTATCGATATTTGGATCAATCCCCCTAACacaaatggtgtgtgtgtgtgtgtcttcaagGGGACAGTtgcaatggggggggggcttcctgCCATTTGAATTACCCTCTACATGTGGGGTCAATATGTGCCATGCTTGTGAGCATTTGTGTGTATAGGAGTTAAAGTGGAGGGGGAGATGTGGGTGGAACGGGGAGTggggtggggagtgggggcCTATTAGAAAGCCAGTATaaagggggtcgggggggggggggggaagtacCTTGGTCACTTTACTTTTAACTCACTGGAAAACGCGCTGGACACTCTCAGGGGACATCGTCCATTTTAAGGGGCTCCTCCAGGATTGCCAACCCCGGCAGTGTTGTCTCTTTCtgggctggggaaaaaaaaaagtacgcgGTGGGATAAGGACTACCAAGACCCAAGATGAGGACCTTCAACCTGCTCTACCTGCTCACGTtactgctgctgctcctgttaGCCACCGCGGTGGCGGTAGTCGAGCCAGCCTCCATCGCCAGGCCaagtaagaagaagaagaaggaaggaaggaagcgccATAACTTCCCAAATCCCGATTGAACTGGAAATTTCCGGGCTCGGCATTTgctataattatatatatatatatatattttttttttaaaacaataaaattaacGATACAAAACGGATCAAAATAGGTATCTCAACAATCGCTAACACActaaaaagatgaaatatttaaaaataaatcattcccGATTGGAGTATGATTCCTAAATTTCCACATGGTTGATGCGTTTGATTTCCAACGTCGTAAATATGAACGGTGCGTTCGATATTTTTATCGCCAACCTAGAAACATATACCCCACTACAACAACGATAAATTGTGGACATATTTAGCAAATATTACGCAACTATACAAAAAATAGCAACTATAAAAGTGTATTCTGGGAGATACTTTGGTTTAAATCGTTGTTTTGCTAGCTGgttaaattcaattaaaagtAGCGACCACCTATTATCGTAACAGATGATTGTTGCGTTCAAGCTCTCCCGCCAACGTCGTAAGTAATGCAATccagtgagtaaaaaaaaaatggaccttttaaaaaaatagtatcaTTATAGAAATAACATGCAGTAATGGAAGATGGGCAGATAATTGACAATTTGGGTTTCTTTATTTGTTAATGGCGTTTGATGCATTCGTGTTTATCGGAAGTAACACAAGCGTGGGTAAAACTAAATTGATAAAAGTGAAATAACGCTCATGTATCGGAAATACAAAAACTATTATAGTACTATAGttcaaagttgtcatttttttcagggggAAGTGCTAACgtgttttttggttgtttttttttaaagaccgtTAATCAACCACGAACACCTTTGCTGCCTCAAAATCCATTAATGGATAAATTATTGCCTTTACAAAATGATGCTAAAAGTGGACGTTGGACTTTTAGTTTTGTTCTATTTTAAGGACTAATTTAAAGTACCAAAAGTCCTTTTTGAGTGTCTTGATTTGGTCGATGCGTTCAATTTCCTCCACAAAACGTCGTAAATCGGAGTTTTCACCTCTTGACAAGCGAGAAATTGTGCGTGTGGCCATTTTagtgtctttttcattttaacgaGATTACATTTAATTACACACTTGTCAGCACCGCAACAGGTGAGGCCCATACAGTGGGATCTTGGAGGCTTGATCCTCATCAGATTGAGCACCGCCGCCGGGGTACATCACACACTCGGCGGGCCGCCATTGTCCGGCGCTTTTGTTAATCCCGGCTCTGAAAAATGCCATGCAAATACGCCCCCCCAAGCTTTTATGAAACAAAATGACACGGGAGGGGAATCTAAAGATGCGTATGCCTCGAGGCGTGGGGTTCTCCCTCCGTCCggggatgggggaggagggtgaggaaggaagggaatTGAGAGCAATAAAGTCATCTGGCACTTTTTATGCTCTTCCTTGCTTTGTCCGCCGTTCTGTAAATTCTGTGGATTTATTGGGAACTTTTGGAAATAGTGTTTGGTGCTTGTGTTCCACGTTCTTCAGTAAGGGGAAGAAGTGAAGTCATCCGGGTTTATTTGTGTCACACACTCATTTGATGGCAGTCCAATACAAATGGAAGCCAAAGCGCAAGAAAATCGTGGGATTTCATTTGAGACGCcatttttgcattaaaagtGTGACGAAATTTTACTTCTGAATATTGTTTTCTGGGAAACCTTACATTTCAAACTCTAATGTGCCAATAATTCAAACACAGTACTCATATCAGTAACGTCgattgatttttcaaaatgaaattcagtGGGGTCTTTACCGTGAGTGATCAAATGACATGAAAATGACTCAAATATGATGTATATTTCACACTCCAGAGTGACTGTTTTCTCTCGCAGATTTCCTAAATCTGaggaaaaagtaccacagacaCTTTTGCCTGCACCGACGCTGCCTGCCTCTGCACTCCAGAGTCCCCTTCCCCTGACGAGACCGGTAAGGACTTGTGGtgtttttaaaggggaattccactggtttgcattaacaatgtatccaataggtcatgtaatatgtactctattttgacaatttaatgttaaatcctctctcatttaatcgtgttttgagaagatttttatcgacaattacggagtttcaggggtgctgccatttttgcaagtcgcatgacctacgtgcgcggatgtgacgtgttacgtgggtTTCAAAACACTTGATTACATCAGACGCCATTTAT from Syngnathoides biaculeatus isolate LvHL_M chromosome 9, ASM1980259v1, whole genome shotgun sequence includes:
- the apela gene encoding apelin receptor early endogenous ligand, whose translation is MRTFNLLYLLTLLLLLLLATAVAVVEPASIARPNFLNLRKKYHRHFCLHRRCLPLHSRVPFP